A segment of the Phalacrocorax aristotelis chromosome 5, bGulAri2.1, whole genome shotgun sequence genome:
CTACCACACACTTCATGTATCATGGGGATTTGCAGCAGAGCCGAAAGCCAAGCAAGACTGAAAAGTAGTCTGAAACCTGTGATATGGGGAGGTGGCTGTATAGGCTCTGGAAATCTTACAGAGCTCATTAGTCCTCTGTGAACATTATGCAACATTTAGGCACATGGCTATAGAGTTCCCACAGATGTTTCAAACCTTTTCACAAGCTCAAAACTCCCAGATTTCTAACAGCATTAGGAAGTCATCAAGAAAAATTAGCCCAGCAGTTAGTAACTAATTATTACTTACCGAGTCCAGTTTGCCTGGCTGAGAGCTGCTCTGAGGTCAAGTTGCTTTGCCTTGTATGCAGATATTGTGTATGTACTGCGCTTACACAGAAAGCGGCCATCAGGATCTAACAGCAAAGGGAGACAAGCTGTTTCACAGACTGCATGCAAGGGGACAGTGAGGTGGTTTAGATGCTTTTTTTTACAAGGAGGTCAGGTCAAAAGCCCAGacctctttccttacctgctggATCGCATGCACGACCCTCCCCTGCTGCTGGAGGTCAGGTGGCTTTCCTACTGCaagggattttttaaaactcttcccTTATAGAAGTTGGTGAAGGATCTGTCCAAAACCAAGACAGCCCCCGCTCCTGATTTTCCTCAGCTTTAAGCAAGAGGAAGAGAGACAGGCTTCAGCTGTGCCCAGAGCCACCACCGGCCTCTTCATGCAGGTCGTTTGCTTTACTTCAGTGCCCAGTGGATGTAAGCCCGTGGTTACCAGCTCTGACTAGGCACCCTGttcatcctcttcttcctccccagcccttACCTCCCCTGATAAGCTCACAGCATGCTGTTTATCGCTATTTATCGGTATGATTGCACTTCAAGCCAGGACATAAGAAAAGCTGTAACTCACCAGAAAATCTTACCAGAGATGTTAATTAGAGTCTACAGCTCATTGTCCTGATAATACCTAATAGCTGGGAAGTTTCAAGTGCCTGAGGCTCACCTCCAAGGCAGATGCTCCCATGGGATTACACTATTAGCACAGAAGTATTTCAAGagagtgaagaaaatacagggaaaagatTCCCAGTCCAGGAATTTGCTCTCCCTTCTGTAGGGAGCTTCAGATGCTCCTCGGCACATACACCATGGcgagagaaaaatattacaaaatcttacacacacccacacacagaaGCCCCGCATAACTTCACTCTTATACCACATCAAAATACCCTTGCTTTTCAACTGCAAGAAAAGAACTTCCACAAGTACCGCTTACTCTAGCGAACTGCACGATAACAAACTACCAGACATCCCTGCAGCACTAAACACCTCACGGgtcagaaggggaaggggaggagaggcaAAACCAACTTGGATGAGAACAGAAAGTATATACACATTTATGTGCATGCACTAGGCTTGCCCAGTTGCATTCAGGCTCTCAGACAACCAGTTATACGCTCCTTAAACATAAATTCAGGTTAGCACAAAGATCTCCAACAAGCAAAAAAGTAATCTAAAATCACTCTGCCTTGGCTCTCGTTTCATTAGCGTGCACCTGACAGTACGGACTGCAAAATGCCTCTgagcagcatccctgcagaAGGCATTACTGCTGCCACATCAGCTGCCAACAGCCTTTAAATCCCTTTAGCCTTCAAAAGGGTAAAGGAAGCTGAAAGAGGGCGGTAGACCCCTGAAATAAGAACAGTCCGGTACGTACTGTGCAAATATATCAGATTTTATTACTCTTTCATGGAAATAATAACAGGCATTCAGGTAGAAACATATTAAATTAATGCAGTCAAcagtttaaatgcaaaaataaatataaagtcCAGCAGTTCAATGCATCTATAACAGCTCATTTCTTCTAACAaatagaaaagatattttttttgtcttttaaacgGAGAGTTTCATACAATCAAATAGAAACGAAGGTACAAGCGCTTTCTTAGAAAACATCCCAACCCGGCTGCCCGCTCAGGGCGCTCCTCAGCCGGCGGCTCCTCGCAGCCCTGGCCGGGTTCAGCCGGGTCCCGCCTAGCCGGGCCGAGCCCCACCGAGTCCCACCGAGCCGGGCCGGGTCCCGCCTAGGCGAGTCCAGCCGCCCTCAGAGGGCCGAGTCCGAGTCGCTGGAGTCGAGGCTGTTGCGGAGGCGGCAGCTGCCCAGGCGGTCCCGCTGCAGGCTGAGGTTCTGAGTGCTCCGCCGCAGGCACTCCAGCGACTGCAGGAAGGACTTCTtggccttctcctcctccatggGGGacaccccctcctcctccacctcctggATCTCGTCGAAAGTCACCGGCTGAGTCTTGAAGCGCGACTGCCGGGGCCGCCGCGGCTTGCCCCGGGCGGCCttggcggggcgggcgggcggggggaacTCCTCGGCCAGGCAGACGAAGTGGGGCATCACCGCCTGGTAGCTGGAGCAGACCCCCATCAGCTCGGCCGGCTTGGCGGCCATCCTGCCACCCGCGGGAGTGCCCgccgcgggggccggggccggcggagcGGGGTGGGCTGCTTCGGCCGTGCCGGGCGGGATGCCGGGGCTCCGGCGAGCagcggcggccgggcggggaCGGAACGGGACCCCGCCGACAGGAGCGGTACCGCGGGGAGAGGAGCGGCAGGGTCGGATCGGGTCCGGTCCGGTGTGCGGTGCAGAGCGCAGGGTGCGATGCTTCCCGCCGCCTCAACGGagccgctgctgccgccggcCCCTCGCCGCCGTTATATACACCGGCGCTGCCCCCGCGGGAGCATGCTCAGACGGCAGCGGAGCCCGCTTGCAGCCTGTCGGGCCCTTCCCTTCCGCCTGACGTCCTCTCCCGGTACCGCTGTCAGCTCGCCACCGCCGCCCCCGGAACCCCCCTGGCCCGGGGGCGGGATTGGGAGTGGGGCGGCGGGGGGATGCCTCGCCGCTGCCCCTGCGGAGGCTTCGCCCTCGGCCCCCGCGACCCTTGCCGGTCCCCAGTCCCCTTCCCCtggctcctctcctcctctaCCCTAGCTCCAGTCCCCTGtttcctctcccccagccccggccccagAGCATCCATCCCCTGGGCGCCCAGGGGAACGTCCATCCAGCAGGTTATCGAGGCCTCACTACATCCCCAAGAGCCACAGCGACGGCTCAGCTCTCTGTATCTTACCTCACAACCTTTGTTATGAGTACTACAATGTCTATGGCTGTAAATGAATACTAACAGACGTGTCACGGCAGCCTTCAGTAGGGATTGCTACCATCAGGATAGCATACATACGGTTAAAAGAAATCCCACAGCCAGCCCAAAGCTGAATACCACAATGCCCCAAATGCAAACTCCAGAGGATGGTCCCAGCCAAGAAATCATCAGCAACAGAGGGTTAAGCAGGACTCAAGACACTGGGGTCTGTTCCCAACTCTGCCACCTCTAATCTAGTTTAAATGCCCACTTCAGTGTgactccatttttttttttccttttggaagggATCCTAAAATTTTCCATTCCCTGTGGGCTCTAATTCTTCTTTGATATGATGTGCAATTGGATCCtcagagaaaaaacagcataCAAGTATTACTGAGCTGAAACAAAAGCTTGCAGATTAGTAACGGCTGGGACCATGCTTTAAAGCTGTGTGCGCTAAGGAGTCTCAGTGgcggaaaaacccaacagcaTAAGAAAAATGTATAACAGGAATAGGAAAGGAGCTAGAAGGAAGCAGAGTAGAAAAGCATGAGGGAGGAAGAGCCTGAAAGGGTGAGTCTGTCCCCTCTTCAGGGCTAATGTTAGACTATTCCCATAAAGACATTCTCTGGTATAGCTTCACCCACTCAAGAGGTTATTTTTGAAGCTTGATTAGGAACCAGGAGGGAAGCAGAGGCTTAGCAATGGCATTGGGAATCCTGGTCTGTGCCAGcaaggggatggggacagggcaCTCAAGGCCCCAGGGTTTGTGCAGAAGTAAGTACCCCTGTGCTCGGCACGCACCCACCGCAGTGCAGCATAGTGCTACCTGGGCCAACTCCAGCATCAGCCGGTGAATTAGCCCACAGAGAGGTGTGTGCTTaccccagcagccctgggttCTATGCCCAAGCTAGCACATCTGCAGCTAGCTTGAGTTTGTTGCACTTCGCTACAAAACATATTCTTTGTACAGAGGTAGACGAGTGCtgtgagaaaaaacagaagctttAACATATAGCACACACATCCTGTGCCATAGTCCAGCATGCCAAAAGGCACTTATTTTTATGAGCTCACCATGAGAAAGTCTCAACTTTGTCTCTGGGTAAGAGTCAGGACTGGTCTCTCCTCCTTTCACACTGCCTTAGCAGTGGCAATGTTTCAGGATCTGCACTGGAAACAAACCGTTCTAATTACAGCCCTGTCTCAAATGGGATAAAATCAGTACAGCTTTGGGAGATAGGGGACCAGAGGCACTTGGTAGTGCATTTCCAGAAGTCTGGCTGCTTTGCCTCTTGCGGCataaaagaaacatgaagaGTCTCAGCTTTAGGAAGCACCTGGCTGCAATCTCTTAGCTCCTTGGGTCCCCAAGGCAGCTTTAGGGCCAGGTACAGTTTGAAGACTTTTTTGGGGGAGATAAAATTAGCTTAATAAGGGAACAATTTTCTGTTTGGTCAAATTGAATCATTCCACCTTGGAGAAGGCTGTGTTTTTTACTGTTGACTTTAGCCTGTAAAGCTCTTACCTCCAGTACAGCGATTCCCTCTCCCCGAGCCCCATTTTACGACAGTTTTTATTCCCGACAACTTGGTcctgcagcagggtgagggCCAAACTGTGTCTCCTCAGCACAGCCCTCCATGAGGACGAGTCTGCAGAACAGTTTGGACTCCTGGGGCTGAGCTTGTCTGTCCTGCAGACACAAGCTGTGGGTTGGCATAGGAGCCTTGTTCTGGCAGTGGAGAAAAGCATCTCACATTCATATGAAGCAAGGTAAATTTAATCTGCTCTAGCAACAGCCTAACATAAGAGGATCCAAGGCCCTGCAAAAAGAAAGGCCGGTTGACTTGGTATCTGAAATTCAACACACGCATCCCCAGTCCAAACTGCCCATCTGGTTTCATACAGAAAGTTCAGTATGAGGGCAAACTGGTTTTGCTTCAGGTAGAGCGAACATTTCATTCCCTCCCTGTTCTGATTACAAAATGCTCTGGGAAGTTGCAACGCTGAGTTGGAACATCATCACCATGGTAATAACTGGGAGGCCTTAAGATTTTATTTGAGacaattcagaaaaaatatcctgTGACATAATCCCCCAAGTTAGGTCTGCAATGCGCTAATGTAAAAACTATATTTACTCCAGTGGTTTAAATCATGACTTTAATCTCGGTTGCTCCCGATACTGAAATGTGACCTCATGGTATAGATTACACAAACTCTCTGCCATGTGGATCATCAGAGCGGATTTCTTTCCTGCATAGTACAGGGCTGAAGTCACATTGTACACCAGGGCActgcccaggggctgggggggaccttTACCTGGGGCTGGGAATGTTTCAAATGCTgcatattttacataaaatatcCACTCAACAGCTGTGGGGCCTTGGAGAGTTAAAATGCCAGTTTCACACGAGGAGAAACAGCTAACGCTGCTGAAACAGCACCACAGCAATTAGTTTATGTCATCAGGTCACTCATTTTACAATGCAATTATAGGAAATACATGCATAGCCTATTAATTATTATTCCTCTTGCTGGCTATCAGACTGAATGCCactgaagggaagggaaagagtgagaagagagagagagaaatccacccctttctgaagaaaaagaaacttctcaAAGGCCAGGGCTTCCACAGAAACCACCTGTAGTGAGGCGATGCCAGTGCGGATATGCTGAACACCGTGGTTTGTGCCCCAAAAATGGAGCAGCGCTGTAACCCTGTCATCAGAGTTGACAGGGCCTCCCTGCAAGTCAGTGGGATAAGCTGCTTCCCAGCGGGATGCCTTCAGCCCATCCCCAGCAGGTGGGTTTTAAATCTCCTCTCAAAACATACTCGAGAGTAAAACCTGCCTCTTGCtgtcctgccaggcttccagtAACACTTTGTACTCTGTCAGCCACAACACAGCGCCTTGTCATGCACATCATCTCCTCAGCATTCTACTCCATTAATTAATTTCCATCAGAAGTGGGAAGGAGTTGCAGTTCCTTCTCCAGTATAGTTCACATCCTGAaacaaccatttaaaaaaaaataataacatttgGCTAAATGCAAGCTAACGAACACCATATTACAAATAGGAAAGGACAAAATAAAGAGGCACTCAACGCAAGTtacttctgaaagcagaaggtaagctcatctttttctctgcgtgcacacacacatttgATTTGAACTTGAAATTGTACCTTTCTGACAGGAACAGAAGTTACTCAGCGAGGCCCAATGGAAACCCActctggctctgctgcctggaagaaagcaagccaTTGCTACTTTCTAACTCTCGTAACAAAACAGCAGCACCGCCAAGCACAGTTTAACTCAGCAGCCAAACCTCTCTCAAGCACACGTGAATGCATTTACACCAGGGAATTGTTTGACTAATTACTTGCAAGGGCTACACACTTCAGGTTGCCTTATCCCTTTCCTTATGCATTTGGTTGGATAtcctttgtctttctttccagtgtttCCAGCTGGGACTTTAACAGccttttaacacttttttccttttaacaaacataaataaaagcaaagccacCCCCAGCAGCTGACTGCCTGAGGGTAATCCTACAGTA
Coding sequences within it:
- the C5H11orf96 gene encoding uncharacterized protein C11orf96 homolog isoform X1; translation: MAAKPAELMGVCSSYQAVMPHFVCLAEEFPPPARPAKAARGKPRRPRQSRFKTQPVTFDEIQEVEEEGVSPMEEEKAKKSFLQSLECLRRSTQNLSLQRDRLGSCRLRNSLDSSDSDSAL
- the C5H11orf96 gene encoding uncharacterized protein C11orf96 homolog isoform X2, which translates into the protein MPHFVCLAEEFPPPARPAKAARGKPRRPRQSRFKTQPVTFDEIQEVEEEGVSPMEEEKAKKSFLQSLECLRRSTQNLSLQRDRLGSCRLRNSLDSSDSDSAL